Proteins found in one Maridesulfovibrio sp. genomic segment:
- a CDS encoding universal stress protein produces the protein MFENVLLDLGSRADGQLISHVASFCERANANLTVLNVFEEPSNSVSEYFSSHHKDLQKIIVESYDTKITEEVVKIGFDLSKIKKEIRWGKDFIETIKLVNEERYDLVISASQPLMGTPDSTSMHLMRKCPCPVWIHRGDLWRGAVRILAAVNTSDTSEENRRLNKKIIDHGIKLIEILRGHLHVVTCWSGYMESVLTSPRFSEAEANQYLEYEQKQAEKELDSLIADFGEKLALKGKIIHGNAATVIPQYASKQKMDIVVMGSVARTGIPGLLVGNTAEKIVSNLENSILAIKPDGFVSPVK, from the coding sequence ATGTTTGAAAATGTATTATTAGATTTAGGCTCAAGGGCTGATGGGCAACTGATCTCTCATGTTGCGTCCTTTTGCGAACGTGCAAATGCAAATCTTACAGTTTTGAATGTCTTTGAAGAACCTTCCAACTCTGTTTCTGAATATTTTTCCTCACACCACAAAGATCTTCAGAAGATTATTGTTGAAAGTTATGATACTAAAATTACTGAAGAAGTGGTAAAAATTGGTTTTGACCTATCAAAAATTAAGAAAGAAATTCGATGGGGCAAAGATTTTATAGAGACGATTAAGCTTGTAAATGAGGAAAGATATGATCTTGTGATCTCAGCTTCCCAACCACTTATGGGGACTCCGGATAGTACCTCAATGCATCTGATGCGAAAATGTCCCTGTCCCGTTTGGATACATCGGGGTGATCTCTGGCGTGGAGCTGTGCGTATTCTTGCCGCAGTCAACACCTCTGACACTTCTGAAGAAAACCGTAGATTGAACAAGAAAATTATTGATCACGGTATTAAGTTAATTGAGATTCTCCGTGGTCATTTACATGTTGTTACATGTTGGTCCGGCTACATGGAATCTGTTTTAACCAGCCCTAGATTCAGTGAGGCTGAGGCTAATCAATATTTAGAGTATGAGCAGAAGCAAGCTGAAAAGGAACTTGATTCCCTTATTGCGGATTTTGGTGAAAAGTTGGCATTAAAGGGAAAAATAATACACGGCAATGCTGCAACAGTTATTCCCCAATATGCCTCAAAGCAAAAGATGGATATTGTTGTTATGGGAAGTGTCGCGCGTACGGGCATTCCCGGTTTGCTGGTAGGCAATACTGCTGAGAAAATAGTCTCCAATCTTGAAAATTCTATTCTTGCAATCAAACCCGATGGTTTTGTGTCTCCCGTTAAGTAG
- a CDS encoding NIPSNAP family protein, whose amino-acid sequence MYFEMRTYTIHPGMLPAYMKLFEDVGLPIIGKYAELVGYWFTEIGELNQVVHLWRYESLDQRTVSRKKLYEDCDWQTKFLPNAMQMLEKQENKIMLAANFSPIK is encoded by the coding sequence ATGTATTTTGAAATGCGAACTTACACAATACACCCCGGCATGCTTCCAGCCTACATGAAACTCTTTGAAGATGTAGGGCTGCCCATTATTGGAAAATATGCAGAGCTAGTCGGGTACTGGTTTACGGAGATTGGTGAGTTAAACCAAGTTGTCCATTTATGGCGGTATGAAAGTTTGGATCAAAGAACTGTTAGCCGTAAAAAACTTTATGAGGATTGCGACTGGCAAACCAAGTTTCTACCCAACGCAATGCAAATGTTGGAAAAACAGGAAAATAAAATCATGCTCGCGGCAAACTTCTCACCAATAAAATAG
- a CDS encoding class I SAM-dependent methyltransferase: MDKVKTRIEKYWNWRSSSYALDVEKSPETEKAWDTTIKTLAKSGQNQDALDIGTGPGQLAFYLADAGFNVTGLDISSQMIASAQKKAKEMQLSIDFRTGDAEHLDFADNSFDVIVSRNLIWTLPNPDLALKEWYRVLKPGGRIIVSDGFWSNQTWRRFYEIPVNLVKGLFQMKSRISLRFFLHYASMMKDLPLYEGVKKNEVQNLLQGAGFNEISSWDIGKYFRSNPYEFDMSIMPSFFIVYADK; the protein is encoded by the coding sequence ATGGATAAAGTGAAGACTAGGATCGAAAAATACTGGAATTGGCGAAGTTCAAGTTACGCTTTGGATGTTGAGAAATCACCGGAAACGGAAAAGGCCTGGGATACGACCATAAAAACTTTGGCAAAGTCTGGTCAAAATCAAGATGCATTGGATATTGGTACCGGTCCGGGGCAACTTGCATTCTACCTTGCTGATGCCGGTTTTAATGTAACCGGGTTAGACATTTCTTCTCAAATGATTGCCAGCGCGCAAAAAAAGGCGAAAGAAATGCAACTGTCCATTGATTTTCGCACTGGTGATGCGGAACATCTGGATTTTGCAGACAATAGCTTTGATGTCATTGTTTCCAGAAACCTTATCTGGACATTGCCAAATCCTGATCTGGCGTTGAAAGAGTGGTACAGAGTATTGAAGCCCGGAGGTCGGATTATTGTTTCTGATGGTTTCTGGAGTAACCAGACATGGAGAAGATTCTATGAAATACCGGTGAATCTGGTAAAAGGTTTATTTCAGATGAAGAGTAGAATTTCATTACGTTTTTTTCTTCATTACGCCAGTATGATGAAAGATTTACCTTTATACGAAGGTGTTAAGAAAAACGAAGTACAGAATTTATTACAAGGTGCCGGGTTTAATGAGATTTCATCATGGGATATCGGGAAGTATTTTAGATCGAATCCCTATGAATTTGATATGAGCATAATGCCTTCGTTCTTTATCGTTTATGCCGACAAATAA
- a CDS encoding tetratricopeptide repeat protein: protein MTRPYFEKTGDNVIAHGNGSSRPVALDKEYTVFEEWREIYQNLYRSKDGADAYKELGNEMLAWLKENGLWQHVAENVRRNGFLEIRVLPGELRWTEEEEVQETCNRTRLFLELPWEILAEDGQFLAARSGTPFCPVRRIGEPAKKIPAPAPYRLSMAFMAASPRDVQPVLNFEQEEAAILRATKDNRLELVVEESGNLELLAETVGELCSNLPDGHKGVDALHLSCHGLAERVNEPLLVLEDEFGFKKAVTAENLSSDLSMHKPKFLFLSACQTSRFGGNDKVANSMALACVKNGLPAVLGWGESVYDSQASLFASNLYQSLSNNGDLEGSIARARYKLLVPQDKSEPASDWHLARLYLGPDGGGVLAKGKKARLKLSRDHGVKEFLDTDRQQVPVASRFNFVGRRRAIQKVLAEFSSPTYAGVFVHGTGRQGKSSLAARVASRMPGHKTVVIYGPKERGGDQSVHYRSDKILEAIERKDLGGVYEIIEQYREDVRMNPARLRPALKKILDVCEDKQTPILLVVDDFEQALDKPKQGDSGIHTVKEQCAPGIAALIEAFAGHQGESRLLFTSRYKFSLPQSGSDFVSKMLYLNLHPMNEEESRKQALAKNNSSAQKLDSALELRIIKAVQGNAGLQDRLFLLGVEDEEACAIALEQLETYLGEGKDPDQEDVRAHLDDIFAKTTFDLLNEKERAILRASTIFNVPVAESVFEELAHRLRIMNSDDDPATCFSRLTAFGLWDTMPDYFDEKQASFMVVPLAAPRALGTDALSEAEIKTTIKAVLPSLFKHWGGADGSKRPFTFDEELYRLGMIDENSAVLNACSADALRSLKDKTHYVSLAESALKAVNVVRVETDPDPEFLYIAAEVCQSGGKIEPAMKMAYEAVEAYEKIEEVDNETRFQLSSARLRLARLQVQCGLPDQALAQLEKAKIEFEEMELQKDTAVTLGYIARIYVSKGKVDEALKLHLEMKDIFEQLGDTRSRAVTLGDIAKIYVDKGKVDEALKLLNEKLQVAEQLGDTRSRAVTLGDIARIYVSKGKVDEALKLLNEKLQVAEQLGDTRSRAVTLGDIARIYVSKGKVDEALKLHLEMKDIFEQLGDTRSRAVTLGYIARIYVSKGKVDEALKHYKEVLSICDDLGEVKGRAVTLGYIARIYRSKGKVDEALKLHLEMKDIFEQLGDTRSRAVTLGDIARIYVSKGKVDEALKLHLEMKDIFEQLGDTRERAVTLGDIARIYVSKGKVDEALKLLNEKLQVAEQLGDTRSRAVTLGDIARIYVSKGKVDEALKLHLEMKDIFEQLGDTRERAVTLGDIARIYISKGKVDEALKLHLEEMEISEQLGDMDGIAATCFDIAQIFLARENEEQAMPQLKRSFEILLHIGRVDGIIAVGQLYAGVLLEQNDHEEALAVLVKLAEVYEALEDTDNAAQIKSVIEKLRGAL, encoded by the coding sequence ATGACTAGGCCGTATTTTGAAAAAACGGGGGATAATGTCATTGCCCATGGCAACGGATCAAGTCGTCCGGTTGCTCTTGATAAAGAATATACTGTTTTTGAAGAATGGCGGGAAATCTACCAGAATCTGTACAGAAGCAAGGACGGAGCTGACGCCTATAAGGAACTTGGAAATGAAATGCTTGCTTGGCTCAAGGAAAATGGGCTGTGGCAGCATGTAGCTGAAAATGTTCGCCGGAATGGATTTCTTGAAATCAGGGTTTTGCCGGGTGAACTGCGCTGGACTGAAGAGGAAGAAGTTCAGGAGACATGTAACCGGACCCGGCTTTTTCTGGAATTGCCGTGGGAAATTCTGGCTGAAGATGGTCAGTTTCTCGCCGCACGTTCAGGTACCCCTTTTTGTCCGGTACGCAGGATAGGTGAGCCTGCAAAGAAAATCCCAGCCCCGGCACCTTATCGTTTAAGTATGGCTTTCATGGCCGCATCGCCCCGAGATGTTCAGCCTGTGCTGAATTTTGAGCAGGAGGAAGCCGCAATTCTAAGAGCGACCAAGGATAACCGTCTTGAACTGGTTGTGGAGGAAAGCGGCAACCTGGAACTGCTTGCTGAAACCGTTGGGGAACTATGCTCGAATTTGCCCGACGGGCATAAAGGGGTCGATGCTCTGCATCTGTCATGTCATGGCCTTGCGGAGAGAGTTAATGAGCCGCTGCTGGTACTTGAAGATGAATTCGGCTTTAAAAAAGCAGTTACAGCGGAGAATCTTTCGTCGGATCTTAGTATGCATAAACCTAAGTTCCTGTTTTTATCCGCCTGCCAGACGTCAAGATTTGGCGGAAATGACAAGGTTGCTAATTCAATGGCTTTGGCCTGCGTAAAAAATGGGCTGCCCGCTGTGCTTGGTTGGGGGGAATCGGTTTATGATAGTCAGGCCTCATTGTTTGCCAGTAATTTGTACCAATCTCTATCCAATAATGGGGATCTGGAAGGTTCAATTGCCAGAGCCCGCTATAAGCTTCTCGTTCCGCAGGACAAATCGGAACCGGCCAGCGACTGGCACTTGGCCCGCCTATACCTCGGCCCGGATGGCGGGGGAGTATTGGCCAAGGGTAAGAAAGCCCGTTTGAAGCTTTCGCGTGATCACGGTGTGAAGGAATTTCTGGATACTGATCGCCAGCAGGTCCCGGTGGCCTCGCGTTTTAATTTTGTGGGCAGGCGCAGGGCTATTCAGAAGGTATTGGCGGAATTCAGCTCTCCTACTTATGCCGGGGTGTTTGTTCACGGTACAGGGCGTCAGGGTAAGTCCAGCCTTGCGGCCAGAGTGGCCAGCCGCATGCCCGGCCACAAGACTGTGGTTATCTACGGTCCTAAGGAGCGGGGCGGCGACCAGAGTGTCCATTATCGGTCTGATAAGATTTTGGAAGCTATCGAGAGAAAGGATTTAGGCGGTGTATATGAAATTATTGAGCAATATCGAGAAGATGTCAGGATGAATCCAGCGCGTTTACGCCCGGCGTTGAAAAAGATTCTGGATGTTTGTGAAGATAAGCAGACGCCGATTCTGCTGGTTGTAGATGACTTTGAGCAGGCCTTGGATAAACCGAAACAGGGCGACTCAGGTATTCATACAGTGAAGGAGCAATGCGCTCCGGGCATTGCAGCCCTTATCGAGGCTTTTGCCGGACATCAGGGCGAATCCCGGTTGCTTTTCACCAGCCGCTATAAATTTTCCCTGCCGCAAAGCGGGTCTGATTTTGTCTCAAAAATGCTGTACTTGAATCTGCATCCTATGAATGAGGAAGAGAGTAGAAAGCAGGCCTTGGCTAAGAATAATTCAAGCGCGCAGAAGTTGGATAGCGCTCTTGAATTGCGCATTATCAAAGCCGTGCAGGGTAATGCCGGTTTGCAGGATCGATTGTTTCTTTTGGGTGTGGAGGATGAGGAAGCCTGTGCCATCGCTCTTGAGCAGCTTGAAACCTATCTTGGCGAGGGTAAGGACCCGGATCAGGAGGACGTGCGCGCTCATCTTGATGATATTTTTGCTAAAACAACCTTTGATTTGTTGAATGAGAAAGAGCGCGCCATTCTGCGTGCCTCGACTATATTCAATGTCCCGGTGGCGGAATCTGTTTTTGAGGAGCTTGCTCACCGGCTGAGAATCATGAACAGTGATGATGACCCGGCAACTTGTTTTTCCCGCCTTACTGCCTTCGGGCTATGGGATACTATGCCTGATTATTTTGATGAAAAGCAGGCAAGCTTTATGGTTGTGCCTTTGGCCGCGCCACGGGCTTTAGGAACGGATGCACTGAGTGAAGCGGAAATCAAGACTACAATAAAGGCTGTGTTACCATCCTTGTTTAAACATTGGGGAGGGGCGGATGGCTCCAAGCGTCCTTTTACTTTTGATGAAGAGCTTTATCGGTTGGGAATGATCGATGAGAATAGTGCTGTTTTGAATGCCTGTTCTGCCGATGCTCTTCGTTCGCTAAAGGATAAAACTCATTATGTCTCTTTGGCAGAGAGTGCTTTAAAAGCCGTAAACGTCGTGCGTGTTGAAACGGATCCTGATCCGGAATTTCTTTATATCGCCGCAGAGGTTTGCCAGAGCGGAGGAAAGATAGAGCCGGCTATGAAGATGGCTTATGAAGCTGTTGAGGCATATGAAAAGATAGAAGAGGTAGATAATGAGACTCGATTTCAGTTGTCGTCAGCTCGCCTCCGGCTCGCAAGATTACAAGTGCAATGCGGGCTGCCCGATCAAGCACTAGCTCAATTAGAAAAAGCTAAAATTGAGTTTGAAGAAATGGAGTTACAAAAAGATACAGCCGTCACTCTAGGATACATTGCTAGAATTTACGTTTCTAAAGGAAAAGTGGACGAGGCTCTGAAACTACATTTGGAAATGAAAGATATCTTTGAGCAACTGGGCGACACCAGATCAAGAGCCGTCACTCTAGGAGACATTGCTAAAATTTATGTAGATAAAGGAAAAGTTGACGAGGCTCTGAAACTACTGAATGAAAAATTGCAAGTGGCTGAGCAACTGGGCGACACCAGATCAAGAGCCGTCACTCTAGGAGACATTGCTAGAATTTACGTTTCTAAAGGAAAAGTGGACGAGGCTCTGAAACTACTGAATGAAAAATTACAAGTGGCTGAGCAACTGGGCGACACCAGATCAAGAGCCGTCACTCTAGGAGACATTGCTAGAATTTACGTTTCTAAAGGAAAAGTGGACGAGGCTCTGAAACTACATTTAGAAATGAAAGATATCTTTGAGCAACTGGGCGACACCAGATCAAGAGCCGTCACTCTAGGATACATTGCTAGAATTTACGTTTCTAAAGGAAAAGTGGACGAGGCTCTGAAACATTATAAAGAAGTTCTTTCTATTTGTGATGATCTTGGAGAGGTGAAAGGGCGTGCCGTCACTCTAGGATACATTGCTAGAATTTACCGATCTAAAGGAAAAGTGGACGAGGCTCTGAAACTACATTTGGAAATGAAAGATATCTTTGAGCAACTGGGCGACACCAGATCAAGAGCCGTCACTCTAGGAGACATTGCTAGAATTTACGTTTCTAAAGGAAAAGTGGACGAGGCTCTGAAACTACATTTGGAAATGAAAGATATCTTTGAGCAACTGGGCGACACCAGAGAAAGAGCCGTCACTCTAGGAGACATTGCTAGAATTTACGTTTCTAAAGGAAAAGTGGACGAGGCTCTGAAACTACTGAATGAAAAATTACAAGTGGCTGAGCAACTGGGCGACACCAGATCAAGAGCCGTCACTCTAGGAGACATTGCTAGAATTTACGTTTCTAAAGGAAAAGTGGACGAGGCTCTGAAACTACATTTAGAAATGAAAGATATCTTTGAGCAACTGGGCGACACCAGAGAAAGAGCCGTCACTCTAGGAGACATTGCTAGAATTTACATTTCTAAAGGAAAAGTTGACGAGGCTCTGAAACTACATTTGGAAGAAATGGAGATTTCCGAGCAACTGGGGGATATGGATGGTATAGCAGCAACTTGTTTTGATATTGCTCAAATCTTTCTTGCGCGAGAAAATGAAGAACAGGCCATGCCTCAACTAAAGCGTTCTTTCGAAATATTACTCCATATTGGACGAGTGGATGGCATTATCGCGGTCGGCCAGCTCTATGCCGGGGTGTTGTTGGAACAAAATGATCATGAAGAGGCTCTGGCTGTGCTTGTGAAGCTGGCCGAAGTGTATGAAGCCCTTGAAGATACTGACAACGCCGCGCAGATTAAAAGTGTGATTGAGAAGCTTCGAGGAGCATTGTAG
- the thiM gene encoding hydroxyethylthiazole kinase has product MTILNRAWNVVERIRSKAPLVHSITNYVVMNNTANALLAIGASPIMAHAQEEMQEMVGISNSLVLNIGTLSEPWISSMLLAGKAAKAASKPVVFDPVGVGASSFRTQACTKILQEVNPTVIRGNPSEIMAMAGAGGQTKGVDSTHETQSAEEAAEYLAENFDCVVAVSGERDMIVSATDTVWLRGGSPLMPQVTGMGCTSTAICGACAAVAESAFDAGVAAMVIMNSAGGMAAAKAEGPGSFQMHFLDALYLLDKKDLLSHCAVEK; this is encoded by the coding sequence ATGACTATACTAAATCGGGCCTGGAATGTTGTTGAACGGATTCGCTCCAAAGCACCGCTTGTACACAGTATAACCAACTATGTGGTTATGAATAATACGGCCAATGCCCTGCTGGCTATTGGCGCATCACCCATTATGGCGCATGCTCAGGAAGAGATGCAGGAAATGGTAGGCATATCCAATAGCCTTGTGCTGAATATCGGGACACTGAGCGAGCCATGGATTTCCAGCATGCTTCTTGCCGGAAAGGCGGCAAAAGCGGCATCCAAGCCGGTTGTTTTTGATCCGGTAGGCGTGGGCGCCAGCTCGTTCAGAACGCAGGCCTGTACTAAGATTCTTCAGGAAGTTAACCCTACTGTTATTCGCGGTAATCCCTCAGAAATTATGGCTATGGCTGGCGCGGGCGGACAAACCAAAGGTGTGGACTCAACGCACGAAACCCAATCGGCAGAGGAAGCTGCTGAATATCTTGCGGAAAACTTTGATTGTGTTGTGGCTGTAAGCGGAGAGCGGGATATGATCGTTTCCGCCACAGATACGGTGTGGTTGCGAGGTGGCAGCCCTCTAATGCCCCAAGTAACCGGCATGGGATGCACCTCTACTGCCATTTGCGGTGCCTGTGCTGCCGTTGCAGAGTCCGCATTTGATGCCGGTGTGGCGGCTATGGTTATCATGAACAGTGCGGGCGGGATGGCTGCCGCCAAAGCCGAAGGTCCCGGCAGTTTTCAGATGCATTTTCTAGATGCCCTGTATTTACTGGATAAAAAAGACTTGCTCTCGCATTGCGCGGTAGAAAAATAA
- a CDS encoding ABC transporter substrate-binding protein, whose amino-acid sequence MLSKKSTNFSKCLIIFSLLISVLICSAAHASAAKPKVVRIGDLFANTYTSLDPHKSFFGWYTSTLGLSETLFRIDDSYAVVPWLAESASVDGNTWTIKLRDDVVFSDGSKLTADIAVKCIERACKVNERSRMLKGASLAVVDEKTFTITTPKILPTVLNELCNVYMAMVNLDASKDIVNDPVCTGPFKVGEFDPGVSVKLVRNDNYWGGKVNLDGVEGLYIADADTLSLAFQNGEIDAYIGPTTNDLSIFSASPEKYKVVAIPASRLYYYYLSMERLPSKELRAAINMSINPNDVCILLAGLASPTIGAYGTGTAYGNITKHGFDPVEAKRIIEKLGYTIDENGYYAKDGKEIELDIAYYAARSIDKIVLLMQEQLRAVGIKAKLSVSEDPDGTYMSSGDFDIGVYCMTANPSADPYYFMERVVGGGKYTSGRYNNARAKELLSQLYSETVAAQRAKLAVAIQQQIVNDEAMGFLAILNKTTVMRAGVANCSERNPISFYFLNANTTVND is encoded by the coding sequence ATGCTTTCCAAAAAAAGCACGAATTTTTCTAAGTGCTTGATCATATTTTCTTTGCTGATATCCGTTTTGATCTGTTCTGCGGCACACGCATCCGCTGCAAAGCCTAAGGTCGTTCGTATCGGAGATCTGTTCGCTAATACATATACCAGTCTTGATCCTCATAAGTCGTTTTTTGGTTGGTATACTTCTACGCTGGGTCTTTCTGAAACTCTGTTTCGTATTGATGACAGTTACGCTGTTGTCCCCTGGCTGGCTGAGTCAGCTTCTGTTGACGGGAATACCTGGACAATTAAGTTACGGGACGATGTGGTTTTTTCAGACGGCAGCAAGCTTACAGCTGATATCGCAGTAAAATGTATAGAGCGTGCCTGTAAGGTAAATGAAAGATCCAGAATGCTTAAGGGCGCATCTTTAGCTGTAGTGGATGAGAAAACATTTACCATTACCACTCCTAAAATTCTGCCCACGGTGCTTAACGAACTGTGCAACGTTTATATGGCGATGGTAAACCTCGATGCCTCAAAGGATATAGTGAATGATCCTGTTTGTACCGGACCATTCAAAGTAGGTGAATTTGACCCCGGCGTTTCAGTTAAGCTCGTGCGTAACGATAATTACTGGGGTGGCAAAGTGAATCTGGATGGTGTTGAAGGATTATACATTGCTGATGCCGATACTCTCTCCCTTGCATTTCAGAATGGAGAGATTGATGCCTATATCGGGCCCACTACAAATGATCTCAGCATCTTTTCCGCCTCTCCTGAAAAATACAAGGTTGTCGCTATACCGGCTTCCCGTTTGTATTATTATTACTTGAGCATGGAGCGTCTTCCGTCTAAAGAACTTCGTGCCGCGATTAATATGTCCATTAATCCTAATGATGTGTGCATCCTCCTCGCCGGTCTGGCCAGCCCCACTATTGGAGCTTATGGTACTGGCACAGCATATGGTAACATCACAAAACACGGTTTTGATCCTGTGGAGGCGAAAAGGATCATTGAAAAACTTGGTTATACCATCGATGAGAATGGCTATTATGCCAAAGATGGAAAGGAAATCGAGCTGGATATTGCTTACTACGCAGCCCGTTCAATTGATAAAATAGTTCTGCTCATGCAGGAACAGTTAAGAGCTGTTGGTATCAAGGCCAAGTTGAGTGTTTCCGAGGACCCGGACGGAACATATATGAGTTCTGGCGATTTCGATATCGGCGTATACTGTATGACTGCTAATCCTTCTGCTGACCCCTACTACTTCATGGAACGTGTCGTAGGCGGTGGAAAATATACCTCAGGCAGATATAATAATGCCAGAGCCAAGGAGCTTCTGAGTCAGCTTTATTCGGAAACTGTAGCAGCGCAACGGGCGAAACTTGCCGTAGCAATCCAGCAGCAGATCGTAAACGACGAAGCTATGGGCTTTTTGGCAATCCTTAATAAGACTACGGTCATGAGAGCCGGGGTTGCCAACTGCAGTGAAAGGAACCCTATCAGTTTCTATTTTCTGAATGCCAATACCACTGTAAATGATTGA